One window of the Methylocystis parvus OBBP genome contains the following:
- a CDS encoding MgtC/SapB family protein, with protein sequence MTYPWSEFSVALAVGLMIGLERERSKGEGLARRQAGVRTFALAAIIGAIAMHVGGENLLGVTEGAVAALAAVSYFRDRDTDPGLTTEVGLLATRLLGGLTMSDAPLASGLGAMVAVIFAAKNSVHGFIKATLTEAEVNDGLVFAIATFVVWPQLPNRYLGPYQAINPHNIWLLVILVLAIGACGHVATRLFGAQYGLPVSGLASGFVSSTATIGSMASYAAKDPTGMTAAVSGAAFSTVSTFIQSALLIFAVSQPTFLQVAPMLAAGGIVAAIYGFAFALGRRAPETSSSLEEGRAFSLPAAFALASLMALMLIVAAALRDSLGEAGIIVGSALAGIVDAHSSAISVASLVAAGKLETRDALVPILAALTSNALAKVAMAIGAGSTEFSARIVPGLVLSMAAAWVVAIAAGYVAFGI encoded by the coding sequence ATGACGTATCCCTGGTCGGAATTTTCGGTCGCGCTCGCTGTCGGCCTGATGATCGGCCTCGAGCGAGAACGCAGCAAAGGAGAGGGTCTCGCACGACGGCAGGCGGGCGTCAGAACATTCGCGCTCGCCGCGATAATCGGCGCGATTGCAATGCATGTCGGCGGTGAGAATCTTCTCGGTGTGACGGAGGGCGCCGTCGCGGCGTTGGCCGCAGTGTCATACTTCAGGGATCGGGACACTGATCCGGGATTGACCACCGAAGTCGGCCTGCTAGCAACGCGGCTCCTGGGCGGCCTTACAATGTCGGACGCGCCGCTGGCTTCCGGTCTTGGCGCAATGGTGGCGGTTATCTTTGCCGCGAAGAATTCCGTACATGGCTTCATCAAGGCCACGCTCACCGAAGCCGAAGTCAACGACGGCCTTGTCTTCGCCATAGCCACTTTTGTTGTATGGCCACAGCTCCCAAATCGCTATCTCGGACCATATCAGGCGATAAATCCACACAATATCTGGCTTCTGGTCATCCTCGTACTCGCGATCGGGGCCTGCGGGCATGTCGCGACGCGACTCTTCGGCGCGCAGTACGGTCTCCCGGTCTCAGGACTTGCATCGGGCTTTGTCTCCAGTACGGCGACGATCGGTTCTATGGCCAGTTATGCAGCGAAGGACCCGACAGGAATGACCGCCGCGGTATCTGGAGCAGCCTTCTCGACGGTTTCAACGTTCATACAATCGGCGCTTTTGATCTTCGCAGTCAGTCAACCAACATTCTTACAGGTAGCTCCAATGCTAGCCGCCGGCGGGATCGTCGCGGCGATTTATGGTTTCGCATTTGCGCTGGGTCGCCGAGCGCCGGAAACATCGTCGTCCCTCGAAGAGGGACGGGCATTCAGTCTCCCGGCTGCCTTTGCCCTCGCCTCGTTAATGGCGTTGATGCTGATCGTAGCCGCAGCGCTGAGGGATTCGCTGGGAGAAGCCGGGATTATCGTCGGATCGGCACTTGCCGGGATCGTCGACGCCCATTCTTCTGCAATCTCTGTCGCTTCCCTCGTCGCCGCAGGAAAGCTCGAAACACGAGACGCCTTGGTCCCAATTCTGGCAGCGTTGACGAGCAATGCCTTGGCGAAAGTCGCTATGGCAATTGGAGCGGGTTCGACTGAATTTTCAGCGCGCATCGTGCCGGGCCTTGTCTTGTCGATGGCCGCAGCGTGGGTTGTCGCAATCGCCGCCGGTTACGTTGCATTCGGTATCTAA
- a CDS encoding DUF2274 domain-containing protein — protein MTKLKLSVIEDEKPVKVTVILSATLHRSLVAYAEILARESGKPVEPAKLISPMLERFMQSDRGFRRAQPKDKNLTQKFEREPQ, from the coding sequence ATGACCAAGCTCAAACTGTCTGTCATCGAAGATGAAAAACCGGTGAAGGTCACCGTGATCTTGTCTGCCACCCTCCATAGGAGCCTCGTCGCATACGCCGAGATCCTTGCGCGCGAGTCCGGAAAGCCTGTCGAGCCGGCGAAACTCATTTCTCCGATGCTGGAGCGATTCATGCAAAGCGATCGTGGATTCAGACGAGCGCAGCCCAAAGACAAGAACCTGACCCAGAAATTCGAGCGTGAGCCTCAATGA
- a CDS encoding Spy/CpxP family protein refolding chaperone translates to MNNNHCAGSAKHMRRVVRSAVIVTMMTLSAATVLPASALAHDRRDGDEMCRQTVNQILDVADARIARFKAELRLTAEQDKNWDSTQKALHDMAQRRADRMLKLREQRAATMREAQRTDDKEGKAKADSGRGDRDWTAISDMRMQADLLNVRADDLRKIADASSALYDSLEPSQRRRFGAFVSHYIGDEGESVCHR, encoded by the coding sequence ATGAATAACAATCACTGCGCCGGGTCGGCGAAGCATATGCGCCGAGTCGTCCGAAGCGCCGTCATCGTGACAATGATGACGCTCTCCGCTGCGACGGTTCTTCCCGCTAGCGCTCTCGCACACGATCGACGCGATGGTGACGAGATGTGCAGACAGACCGTCAATCAAATTCTGGATGTTGCCGACGCTCGCATCGCCCGCTTCAAGGCGGAGCTTCGATTGACGGCTGAACAGGACAAGAATTGGGACTCTACGCAGAAAGCGTTGCACGACATGGCCCAACGCCGAGCGGACAGGATGCTCAAGCTTCGCGAGCAACGAGCAGCCACGATGCGGGAGGCACAACGAACGGACGACAAGGAAGGCAAAGCCAAAGCCGACAGCGGGCGCGGCGATCGAGACTGGACCGCGATCAGCGATATGCGCATGCAAGCCGATCTTTTGAACGTTCGCGCCGACGACTTGCGCAAAATCGCAGACGCATCTAGCGCGTTATACGATAGCCTCGAACCTTCGCAGCGCCGGCGGTTCGGCGCCTTCGTCAGCCACTACATCGGTGATGAGGGCGAGAGCGTCTGTCATCGCTAA